Below is a window of Ruegeria sp. THAF33 DNA.
GTATCGACCAGCAGCTGGTGGGCGAAACCGCGGCCAAAATCCGCGAATGGCGCCGCCCCGAGCCTTACAAAGGCAAAGGCATCCGCTACAAGGGCGAGTTCATCTTCCGCAAGGAAGGCAAGAAGAAGTAAGGACGAACACAATGGCAAACAGCAAAAGAACCCTGTTTCTGAAGCGCCGCCTGCGCGTTCGGAACAAACTTCGCAAGGTCAACGCGGGTCGTCCGCGTCTGTCCGTACACCGTTCGAACAAGAACATCTCTGTTCAGTTGATAGACGACGTACGTGGCGTGACCCTGGCCTCGGCCTCGACCCTGGAAAAGGATCTGGGCGTTGTTGGCAAAAACAACATCGATGCGGCGACCAAAGTCGGCGCGGCCATTGCAGAGCGTGCCAAGAAGGCAGGCGTCGAAGAGGCCTATTTCGATCGTGGTGGCTTCCTGTTCCACGGCAAGGTGAAGGCTCTGGCCGACGCTGCGCGTGAAGGTGGTCTGAAGATCTAAGACCTGCGGGCGGGTTTCGATCCGCCCCGATGATCCGGGGGCCTCGGCACTAGTCGGGGCTCACTTGGATTGAACAAACGGCGCCGAGAGCGCCTCTAGAGAAAAGGGATGCCAAGATGGCAGAACGTGAAAACCGTCGGGGCCGTGGCCGCGACCGTGACGAAGCACCGGAATTTGCAGATCGCCTGGTTGCGATCAACCGTGTGTCGAAAACCGTAAAAGGTGGTAAGCGCTTTGGCTTCGCCGCTCTGGTGGTTGTCGGCGATCAGAAAGGCCGCGTCGGCTTTGGTAAAGGTAAAGCGAAAGAAGTACCTGAAGCCATCCGTAAGGCGACCGAACAAGCCAAGCGTCAGATGATCCGCGTGCAACTGCGCGAAGGTCGTACCCTGCACCACGATATCGAAGGCCGTCACGGCGCTGGTAAAGTGGTTATGCGTACCGCACCTGAAGGTACCGGTATCATCGCCGGTGGTCCGATGCGTGCCGTGTTCGAAATGCTGGGCGTCAAGGACGTTGTGTCCAAGTCGCTGGGCTCGCAGAACCCGTACAACATGATCCGCGCCACCATCAACGGCCTGCAAAAAGAGCAGAGCCCGCGTTCGGTTGCCGCACGTCGTGGCAAAAAGGTTGCCGACATCCTGCCCAAGCGGGACGAAGCACCGGCTGCTGCTGAAGCAGAAGCATAAGGAGAGCGACCCATGGCAAAAACCATCGTCGTCAAGCAGATCGGTTCCCCGATCCGCCGCCCCGCCGAACAGCGCGCAACTCTGATCGGTCTGGGCCTGAACAAGATGCACAAAACCCGTGAACTGGAAGACACTCCTTCGGTCCGCGGCATGATCCGCAAGATCCCGCATCTGGTAGAGATCGTCGAAGAGCGCGGCTAATCGCTAAATCTTCGCAGAGTTCGAAACGCCCCTGATATTTTTCAGGGGCGTTTTTTCTTGCGTTTAACTGCGTCTGACGTATCGTTTTGATCCATTTTGATTAAAGAGTGAGAAAAGATGAAACTGTTCCTATCCGCGCTTTGCGCGACGGCCATTGGTGTCTCAGCGCACGCAGCCTGCCCTAACAAGGCTCCAAAACTTTCGAAAAGCTATTTCTCAGACGGCGACCAGAAAGTGAATGCAGCCTGGCTCCAAAACAACCTTGCGGGACGCAAAGTCGTTTACACTGGCAAAGACACAGAAACATATTTTTCCGACGGAACCTATTCCTACAAAAGGGATGGCCAAACATGGAAAGCAAACTCATACAAATTCTATGACAACGGGATGCGTTGCATTGGATACCAAAACCCCCGGTTTGATCTTTACGTCGTGAACAACGGCAAACTGATTCTGGTTAATGAACAAAAAGAGCGATACGAGGGGAAGATTAGGAAATAGTCGGTTTTTAGGGCATTTCGTACAGGTTTATCGCAAGGTGTTAGCACTGCCACACGGCCTGCGTTCAATAGGAGAAGCGCCGTTACAGCAGTTTCTGAGTGCTTCTGACGCAAGTACATAATATTCCGAATGTCTTGCGCGATCCGTAATGCGTTGGGATCAACCTTTGTCATACCGAAAACGCATAACGGCTAGACCGAAACCTATATTGTTAGCGATAACCATCAGCCCTATCTCAGCCTTGTCCAAACAAGGAACACAAAAGGTGACGTCAGGGAATTCGCCCTGATTTGAGAAAGGAACACAGAAATGACAACCGCAACACTGACAAATACCGGCTTCAACTTCGGCACCCGGATCATGGACATGATCGAACGGATCAAAACCGCACGCAAACGGGCCGCTGAATATCAGCGCACATACCGCGAACTGCAGAGCCTGACCAACCGCGAACTGGATGACATCGGCATCCGCCGCTGCGACATCGCAGATATTGCGCACAAACATGTTTACTGCTCTTGATCGCGGATAATCCGCAGAAATACAAAAAGGCGCCGAATGGCGCCTTTTTTTGTATCACGCGTTGGCTCACAGCACGACCAGTAAACGCGTAACAGCAGGATAGGCCCACTGAAGATCACAATGCCGCTGTACGGAGCTAAAATCCGGCTCTACGGCGCTTTCCAACCGTGGGCTCCCGCAACATACGTTTCCCTGACCCCTGGCCTTCTGACGCCCTACCCCAAAGACCGCCTGCGGCAGAGTGGTTCAGACTCCACTGCAATCCGCTGTTTGAGCTTGATATGGCCAAGAACCTCTCGAAACGCACGGTGCTTGGGTTTGCCTTCCAGATAATCCGCCAGTTTTAGCAGGTTGATTGGGTGCTTCTCAACAAGCACTTCGATCCGCTGCACGGCGTCGTCCAAAATATAATGATCGATGAACTGGCAAGCCACCTGCGTCGGGGTCAGCAGGCAATAGTCCTGAGCGCGCTTGTCTGTGTAGCGCGTAATGTCAAAGGGCGACGCGCCGAGGGCGTGGAACTTTGGAATATGTACACGCATGTCGGCTTTCACATGCTCCAGCACCGTACCGGAAATCTGTCGAAACCCCAGCGGACCAAGCTTGGTGACAACATGCTTACGCATCGCCGGAGAGATCATGTCCACATCCGCCCGATCGTATTTCAGATCATCGAATACCGACAAGAGCCCCAGCTTTTCATCTGCTATCTGGAAATACGGCTCACCGTTAAACGCGCGCATCTTCTCCAGCACCTGCTCACGTTCAGCTGATGGATCAGAGACGAAAGCGACCTCGTCGGTTTGATCCGCCGAGGTCGCGAAACCACCTAGCAAGCGTCGTAGCAGGGTGTGCTGCTTTTTTCCATGCTGCGGTGTGTTCTTTGAGTCAGCCATAGCATTCAATGTAGCGCCAGCGGGCTGACTTACCATTCTTACCCGTCAGCCTTCATCTCGGTGTCGATGAGGATGGTGATCGGCCCGGTCGAGAATGGTCCGACGCCAAACTCCGTATGGTCAATCTCAGCTTCTGCCGAGAACGCCACCCAGTCGCCTTGATAGTATTCAATGGCACCGCCCAGCGGATGCGGGCCTTGGTGAGTCAGCGTGGCTTTCAGAGTTACGGGTTTGGTTACACCATGAATGGTGAGGTCGCCGGTCACATCCGCCGTGGTGTCGCCCGTCCGTTCAATTCCCGTGCTGACGAAAGTGATTTCCGGATAGGTTTCGACCTCGAGAAAATCCGCCGACTTAAGGTGATCGTCCAAAGGCCCAAACCCCGAGGACAAGCTGTTAGTGTCGATCGTCACGTTCAGTGTCGATGCCTCTACATCATCAGCGTTCAGATCCAGCACACCTTCGACTTTGGTGAATTCGCCATGCTGGGTGGACACGCCTGCATGGCTCCAGCTGAAGCGGACTTCTGTATGCCCCTGGTCAGTCTTGTAGGTCTGCGCAAAGGCAGGTGCCACGGCAACGGTCAGGGCGGCGGCAGCGATCATAGAGTAAAAGCTCATGGCTAAGTTCCTTTCATCCGGTAGGGGCTGGATATTAGTTGAATTTTCATCTAATTGAACACGCTAGAAACCGCAATCTGAATCTAGGAGAACACGAAGTTGTGAAGAGTGATCTGCCAACATCACTGGAAACCGACATCTGGGTTGCAATGAACCGGACGACACGGCTCATCCAGTTTGAAATCAGTGCCGCCCTGAAAGACGCTGGCCTGCCGCCTTTGAAATGGTACGATATCCTTTGGTCCCTCGAGCGGCACGGCGGCCAACTGCGTCCCTACGAGCTGGCTCAGGACACCATATTCGAGCAATCGAACCTGTCCCATTTGAGCAGGCGCCTGGTTGCAGAAGGGCTGATCACATATGTGTCCTTTGACGGTGACCGGCGGGGTAAAGTCCTGAAGATCACCGACAAGGGGAAAGAGCTGCGAAAACGTATGTGGGAAATCTACGGCCCCTTGCTGCACGAAAAGATGCGCGCCTTTGGCAAGTCGGATGGCTGGCAGGCCTTCATCGAAACCGCGCGCAAGCAAGCTGAATAGGAAGCCGTCCGGGGCAACGAGCAAACGACGTGTGCCAAACAAAAAACCCCCGCTTGCGCGGGGGTTCTGATTGTCCAAGTGACGGGTCCGATCAGAGACCGGTGGCCACGTCGATGGTGTTCCCCTCTTCCAGGGTCACATAGGCCTTCTTGACGTCTTTCCGCTTGCCCAGCTGGCCGCGGAACCGCTTGACCTTGCCTTTGGTCACGGTGGTGTTCACCGCTTTGACCTTCACGCCAAACAGCGCCTCAACGGCCTCTTTGATCTGCGGCTTGTTGCTGTCGATCGCCACTTCAAAGACAACCGCGCCGTTTTCGGACGCCATGGTCGACTTTTCAGTGATGATCGGCTTGCGGATCACGTCGTAGTGTTCTGCCTTCGCGCTCATTTCAGTCGAGCCTCCAGTGCTTCGACAGCCGCTTTGGTGAGCACCAGGGTGTCACGCTTGAGGATGTCATAAACGTTTGCACCCATCGACGGCAGGATATCCAGACCTTCGATGTTGCGCGACGCCTTCAGGAAACCTTCGTTCACGGTCGCACCGTCGATGACCAGAGCGCGTTTCCAGCCCAGGTTTGCAACCTGTTTGGCCAGAGCGGCGGTCTTGCCTTCGGCTTCGGCGCTCTCGATCACAACCAGTTCACCTGCTTTGGCTTTTGCCGACAGAGCGTGGCGCAGGCCAAGCTTGCGGAACTTCTTCGGCAGGTCGTGGCCGTGCGAACGAGGGGTCGGGCCCTTGTAGATGCCACCCTTGCGGAAGATCGGCGCGTTGCGGTCACCATGGCGTGCGCCACCGGTGCCCTTCTGGCGATAGATCTTCTTGGTCGAGTAGCTGGTTTCCGAGCGGGTCTTGACCTTGTGGGTGCCGGCCTGCGCGTTGTTGCGCTGCCAACGGACCACACGGTGCAGGATGTCTGCACGCGGCTCGAGACCGAACAGATCGGCGTTCAGCTCGATGTCGCCGGCTTTGCCGCCGTCCAGTTTGATTACATCAAGTTTCATGCTTCACCACCTTCCGCGGGAGCTTCTTCCGCAGGTGCATCAGATGCAGCCGATTTCACAGCAGCCGGGAAAGGCAGGCCTTCCGGTGCTTTCTTCTTCACGGCGTCCTTGACGGTGACCCAGCCCGATTTCGGTCCGGGAACGGCGCCTTTGATGAAGACCAGACCACGCTCGGCGTCGGTTTTGACGACTTCCAGGTTCTGGGTCGTTACACGGGCAGCACCCATGTGACCGGCCATCTTCTTGCCTTTGAACACCTTGCCCGGGTCCTGACACTGACCGGTCGAACCGTGCGAACGGTGGCTGATCGAAACACCGTGCGAGGCGCGCAGACCACCGAAGTTGTGGCGCTTCATCGCACCGGCAAAGCCTTTACCGATCGAGGTGCCCGAAACGTCAACCTTCTGACCTTCCAGGAAGTGTTCTGCCGAAATCTCGGCACCCACTTCGATCAGGCCATCTTCGGAGACGCGGAACTCGGCCAGCTTACGCTTGGGCTCGACCTTGGCAGCGGCATAGTGACCGCGCATGGCTTTCGAGGTGCGTTTTGCCTTGGCAGCACCGGCGCCCAGCTGAACGGCAGTGTAGCCATCTTTGTCAGCGGTCCGCTGTGCAACGACCTGCAGGTTGTCCAAGTGAAGAACGGTCACAGGGATCTGCTTGCCGTCTTCCATGAACAGGCGGGTCATGCCAACTTTTTTTGCGATAATACCAGAGCGCATTCTCATACCCTCCGATTACGACTGCAACTTGATCTCGACGTCCACACCAGCAGCGAGGTCGAGCTTCATCAGCGCGTCAACGGTCTGGGGGGTCGGATCAACGATGTCGAGAAGACGCTTGTGCGTGCGGATCTCGAACTGGTCGCGGGATTTCTTGTCAACGTGAGGGCCACGGAGAACCGTGAACTTCTCGATCTTGTTCGGCAGCGGGATCGGTCCGCGCACGTTCGCGCCGGTCCGCTTGGCAGTGTTGACGATCTCTTGCGTGCTGGCATCCAGAACGCGATAGTCAAATGCCTTCAGCCGAATACGGATGTTTTGGCTTTGCATATTAACAGCCTTTTATTCAGGCGTTGGAGTTGAGAGGAGGACAGACGCGCATCGCCAACCCTCATCGAACCCAAAAGGCGGGAATCACCCCGCCTTGATGTTCTTATTGAGAACCCGCGCGTACTATAGCGACCTGAGCGTTTTTGCAAGAGGCAAATGCCAGAATGAAAACCTTCTATTCACCTCCAGAAACGCCATTGGTTAACCATGGACTTTCGACCTTCATTCCTTGGTAAACCGCGTGCATAAAAAGATGCGCAATAACTGGGTCACTGGAAAATGGAGAAAAACGCATCTTTCCCTCTCTGACACCTTCTTCAGCTTCGTAAACAACCTCATCACCTTTGACGGTTACAAGCACTTTGAGCTCGGCTAGGGTCTCTGGATCGACCGTCGTAGGATCGTCAGACAAGATCACAAAGTCTGCAACTTTTCCGACTTCAATCGACCCCTTCTCGTTTTCCTCAAAATGCTGCCACGCAGGCCAAATAGTCATGGCCTTAAGTGCAGTCATGACGTCCACCCTTTGATGCGGCCCCAATATGTCGCCCGAACGGGTGCGGCGAGTGACCGTCGCGGCAAGAACCCGCATACTGTCGGGAAACGCGACCGGGGCATCGTGATGTGTGCCGAACATCATGTCCCTTTCTCGCAGCCATCCCGTGGGTGAGATGTTGTCGGCATTGACCGGTCCCACAGTATGATCCCGGTGCCAATCGCCCCAATAGAACGTGTGCATCGGGAAAAGCGACGGGAACACGCCAAGCCGTTTGAAACTGGCAACCTGATCCTCCCTCAGAAACTGGCCGTGTATCAGAACGGGGCGGTTGCCTGGGTCGCCATACTTGATCTGCGCTTCTTCAAGGGCCGCAATCAGCATATCGGATGCTCCTTCGCCGTTGGAATGCACAAGGATCTGGAAGCCGTTCTCATAACACCAGTTCACCGCGTCCTGAAGCTGCTCCATCGTTATGGCGGCATATCCGGCATACCCGGCGGCATAATTTCCAACCGGATTGTAATAGGGTCGATCCCGCAAGGCTGTGAAACCCTGCGGTGAACCGTCGATTGTCAGCTTGCAACCCCCAACCCGGACCCGGTTCTCATAGTCTGCCGATGTGTTTTCTCTGATGAACTCCCGAGCTTCCAAAACGTCTGGAAACGCGACCACGTCGATGGGCAGCCCTTCTTCGGCAGCAACTTTCCTGAGAACCTCGACAATCTCGCCGGACGATCGGCCTTCTTGTCCGGTTGTATATCCAAACTTTGCCCAAAGCTCTGTTCCGGCCTTCGCGAATGCCGCCAAGCCTTTCTCACCCAGATTTCCAAGCATAGGAACAAGAACCGAAAAGAACGCGTATTCCTCCAGAACGCCGTTAGGCTCACCAGCTTCATCGCGCTGAATCACACCGCCCGGAGGTGCTTCTGAGGTGGCGGTGATACCTGCCAACTCCAGAGCTTTTGAATTTGCGACCCCCAAATGCCCGGATTGATGAATGATGATGACCGGCAAGTCTTGGGACACCATATCCAGTTCTTGCCGTGTCGGGTGACGCAGCTCCTTCAGCTGCGCGTTGTCGTAACCAAAGCCAACGATCATTTTCACCTGCTCAACGGCTTCCGCATTCTCAGCGGCCCAGTTGGACAGTGTTGATTGCAGGCTTGCGATATCAACGACATCTCCATCCGGCGGCGCGAGAAGGTTGGCTGACAGTGCCTGCAAACCTCCCATGACAACATGCCCGTGGCTGTCCACAAAGCCCGGCAGCATCGCGCGTCCGTTCAGATCGAAGGTTTCCGTTCTATCACCTTGGTACGCAGATAGATCAGACAGCGATCCAACGGCCAGAATACGCCCGTCTTTGACTGCAACCGCTTCGGCAGAGGGGCCTTCGTCATTCATCGTGACGATTGGACCGCCAAGATAAATGCGATCCGCGATTTGTTGGGACGATGCCGAGGTTGATGAAAACGCGATTGCTGCGACAAGACAGAGTGAACGTGCCGATACGTGCATCTTATGACCTCTTTCGAATTGCAATGCTTCAATACAGAAAAGGGTAGCATCTCGTTGTGCGTTTACGAAAATGAAAAAGGGCGCCCCGCGGGACGCCCTTTCCGTCTGATCATTCGCTTGCGCGAATTACTCGATGATTTTCGACACAACGCCGGCGCCGACGGTGCGGCCGCCTTCGCGGATCGCGAAACGCAGGCCGTTTTCCATCGCGATCGGCGCGATCAGCTCAACGCCGAACGACACGTTGTCGCCGGGCATGACCATCTCGGTGCCTTCGGCCAGGGTCACGGTGCCGGTCACGTCCGTGGTCCGGAAGTAGAACTGCGGACGGTAGTTCGCGAAGAACGGGGTGTGACGACCGCCTTCTTCCTTGGTCAGGATATAGGCTTCGGCTTCGAACTTGGTGTGAGGGGTCACCGAACCCGGCTTGCACAGAACCTGGCCACGCTCAACGCCGTCACGGTCAACACCACGCAGCAGCGCGCCGATGTTGTCGCCCGCTTCACCGCGGTCCAGCAGCTTGCGGAACATTTCAACGCCGGTGCAGGTCGTCTTGGTGGTGTCGCGGATGCCGACGATTTCAATCTCGTCACCAACGTTGATCACGCCACGCTCGACACGACCGGTCACAACGGTACCACGACCCGAGATCGAGAACACGTCTTCGATCGGCATCAGGAACGGCTGGTCAACGGCACGCTCGGGGGTGTCGATATACTCATCAACAGCCGCCATCAGCTCGCGGATCTTGTTCTCGCCGATTTCCGGGTTGTTGCCTTCCATCGCCGCCAGAGCCGAACCTGCGATGATCGGGATATCGTCGCCGGGGTAGTCGTAGCTAGACAGCAGTTCGCGAACTTCCATCTCAACCAGTTCCAGCAGCTCTTCGTCGTCAACCTGGTCAACTTTGTTCAGGAACACGACCATCTTCGGGATGCCAACCTGGCGGCCCAGCAGGATGTGCTCGCGCGTCTGCGGCATCGGGCCGTCAGCGGCGTTCACAACCAGGATCGCGCCGTCCATCTGCGCCGCACCAGTGATCATGTTCTTGACGTAGTCAGCGTGGCCGGGGCAGTCGACATGCGCATAGTGGCGGTTGTCGGTCTCGTATTCCACGTGGGCGGTCGAGATGGTGATGCCGCGCGCTTTTTCTTCCGGCGCACCGTCAATCTGGTCATACGCTTTGAAGTCACCGAAATACTTGGTGATTGCTGCGGTCAGCGTGGTCTTGCCGTGGTCAACGTGGCCAATCGTGCCGATGTTGACGTGCGGTTTTGTACGCTCAAACTTTTCCTTTGCCATGATGGCCTCCTTTTTCGGTAATGAAGGGAGCGTGATACCCACGCTCCCTCAAATCTTCGCTTATGCGTATTTCGCCTGGATCTCGTCCGAGATGTTCTGCGGAACCGGATCGTAGTGGTCGAACTGCATGGTGAACTGGGCACGGCCCGACGACATCGAACGCAGAGTGTTGATGTAGCCGAACATGTTCGCCAGCGGAACGAACGCGTCGATCGCGATTGCGTTGCCGCGCGGTTCCTGACCAGACACCTGGCCACGACGCGAGGTCAGGTCGCCAATGATACCGCCGGTGTATTCTTCCGGGGTGATCACTTCGACCTTCATGATCGGTTCCAGCAGTTTCGCGCCGGCTTTGCGCATGCCTTCACGCATGCACATACGGGCAGCGATTTCGAACGCCAGAACGCTCGAGTCAACGTCGTGGAACTTACCGTCCAGCAGGGCAACCTTGAAGTCGATCACGGGGAAGCCAGCCAGAGGGCCGCTGTCCATGACAGACTGGATGCCTTTTTCGACACCCGGGATGTATTCCTTCGGAACAGCACCACCAACGATGCGGCTTTCGAACGAATAACCTTCGCCCGGCTCGGTCGGAGTGATCTCAAGCTTGACCTCGGCGAACTGACCCGAACCACCCGACTGTTTCTTGTGGGTGTAGGTGTGCTCGACCGGCATCGAGATGGTTTCACGATAGGCCACCTGCGGCGCACCGATATTGGCCTCGACCTTGAACTCGCGCTTGAGGCGGTCAACCAGGATGTCCAGGTGAAGTTCGCCCATGCCCTTCATGATGGTCTGACCCGATTCCAGATCGGTTTCCACACGGAAGGACGGGTCTTCGGCCGCCAGACGCGCCAGACCCTGAGACATTTTCTCCTGGTCGCCCTTGGTTTTGGGCTCGACCGCGATCTCGATCACCGGATCGGGGAAGGTCATGGTTTCCAGAACCACCGGATCCTTCGCATCACACAGGGTGTCACCGGTGGTGGTGTCTTTCAGACCCGCCAGCGCGATGATGTCGCCTGCAAATGCTTCTTCGATCTCTTCCCGGTTGTTCGAGTGCATCATCATCATACGACCGATGCGCTCTTTCTTGCCTTTGGTCGAGTTCAGGATCGAGTCACCCTTGTTAAGCACGCCCGAATAAATCCGGGTGAAGGTCAGCGAACCGACGAAGGGGTCGTTCATGATTTTGAACGCCAGACCCGAGAACGCCATGTTGTCGTCAGCACGACGGGCGATGTCCCGAACTTCGTCCTCGTCACCGGGTTTGAAGCCCATGTAATCGACAACGTCCAGCGGGCTGGGCAGATAGTCGATCACAGCGTTGAGCAGCGGCTGAACGCCTTTGTTCTTGAACGCAGAACCACCCAGTACCGGAACGAACGCGATTTCCAGTGTGCCCTTGCGCAGCAGTTTACGCAGGGTCGGAACGTCGGGCTCATTGCCTTCCAGGTATTCCATCATCGCGTCGTCGTCCATTTCGACGGCCGCTTCGATCATCTTGCCGCGCCA
It encodes the following:
- the rplR gene encoding 50S ribosomal protein L18 yields the protein MANSKRTLFLKRRLRVRNKLRKVNAGRPRLSVHRSNKNISVQLIDDVRGVTLASASTLEKDLGVVGKNNIDAATKVGAAIAERAKKAGVEEAYFDRGGFLFHGKVKALADAAREGGLKI
- the rpsE gene encoding 30S ribosomal protein S5 — encoded protein: MAERENRRGRGRDRDEAPEFADRLVAINRVSKTVKGGKRFGFAALVVVGDQKGRVGFGKGKAKEVPEAIRKATEQAKRQMIRVQLREGRTLHHDIEGRHGAGKVVMRTAPEGTGIIAGGPMRAVFEMLGVKDVVSKSLGSQNPYNMIRATINGLQKEQSPRSVAARRGKKVADILPKRDEAPAAAEAEA
- the rpmD gene encoding 50S ribosomal protein L30, whose amino-acid sequence is MAKTIVVKQIGSPIRRPAEQRATLIGLGLNKMHKTRELEDTPSVRGMIRKIPHLVEIVEERG
- a CDS encoding DUF1127 domain-containing protein, coding for MDMIERIKTARKRAAEYQRTYRELQSLTNRELDDIGIRRCDIADIAHKHVYCS
- a CDS encoding YceI family protein, which produces MSFYSMIAAAALTVAVAPAFAQTYKTDQGHTEVRFSWSHAGVSTQHGEFTKVEGVLDLNADDVEASTLNVTIDTNSLSSGFGPLDDHLKSADFLEVETYPEITFVSTGIERTGDTTADVTGDLTIHGVTKPVTLKATLTHQGPHPLGGAIEYYQGDWVAFSAEAEIDHTEFGVGPFSTGPITILIDTEMKADG
- a CDS encoding MarR family winged helix-turn-helix transcriptional regulator translates to MNRTTRLIQFEISAALKDAGLPPLKWYDILWSLERHGGQLRPYELAQDTIFEQSNLSHLSRRLVAEGLITYVSFDGDRRGKVLKITDKGKELRKRMWEIYGPLLHEKMRAFGKSDGWQAFIETARKQAE
- a CDS encoding 50S ribosomal protein L23 encodes the protein MSAKAEHYDVIRKPIITEKSTMASENGAVVFEVAIDSNKPQIKEAVEALFGVKVKAVNTTVTKGKVKRFRGQLGKRKDVKKAYVTLEEGNTIDVATGL
- the rplD gene encoding 50S ribosomal protein L4 translates to MKLDVIKLDGGKAGDIELNADLFGLEPRADILHRVVRWQRNNAQAGTHKVKTRSETSYSTKKIYRQKGTGGARHGDRNAPIFRKGGIYKGPTPRSHGHDLPKKFRKLGLRHALSAKAKAGELVVIESAEAEGKTAALAKQVANLGWKRALVIDGATVNEGFLKASRNIEGLDILPSMGANVYDILKRDTLVLTKAAVEALEARLK
- the rplC gene encoding 50S ribosomal protein L3, which translates into the protein MRSGIIAKKVGMTRLFMEDGKQIPVTVLHLDNLQVVAQRTADKDGYTAVQLGAGAAKAKRTSKAMRGHYAAAKVEPKRKLAEFRVSEDGLIEVGAEISAEHFLEGQKVDVSGTSIGKGFAGAMKRHNFGGLRASHGVSISHRSHGSTGQCQDPGKVFKGKKMAGHMGAARVTTQNLEVVKTDAERGLVFIKGAVPGPKSGWVTVKDAVKKKAPEGLPFPAAVKSAASDAPAEEAPAEGGEA
- the rpsJ gene encoding 30S ribosomal protein S10, which encodes MQSQNIRIRLKAFDYRVLDASTQEIVNTAKRTGANVRGPIPLPNKIEKFTVLRGPHVDKKSRDQFEIRTHKRLLDIVDPTPQTVDALMKLDLAAGVDVEIKLQS
- a CDS encoding amidohydrolase produces the protein MHVSARSLCLVAAIAFSSTSASSQQIADRIYLGGPIVTMNDEGPSAEAVAVKDGRILAVGSLSDLSAYQGDRTETFDLNGRAMLPGFVDSHGHVVMGGLQALSANLLAPPDGDVVDIASLQSTLSNWAAENAEAVEQVKMIVGFGYDNAQLKELRHPTRQELDMVSQDLPVIIIHQSGHLGVANSKALELAGITATSEAPPGGVIQRDEAGEPNGVLEEYAFFSVLVPMLGNLGEKGLAAFAKAGTELWAKFGYTTGQEGRSSGEIVEVLRKVAAEEGLPIDVVAFPDVLEAREFIRENTSADYENRVRVGGCKLTIDGSPQGFTALRDRPYYNPVGNYAAGYAGYAAITMEQLQDAVNWCYENGFQILVHSNGEGASDMLIAALEEAQIKYGDPGNRPVLIHGQFLREDQVASFKRLGVFPSLFPMHTFYWGDWHRDHTVGPVNADNISPTGWLRERDMMFGTHHDAPVAFPDSMRVLAATVTRRTRSGDILGPHQRVDVMTALKAMTIWPAWQHFEENEKGSIEVGKVADFVILSDDPTTVDPETLAELKVLVTVKGDEVVYEAEEGVREGKMRFSPFSSDPVIAHLFMHAVYQGMKVESPWLTNGVSGGE
- the tuf gene encoding elongation factor Tu, yielding MAKEKFERTKPHVNIGTIGHVDHGKTTLTAAITKYFGDFKAYDQIDGAPEEKARGITISTAHVEYETDNRHYAHVDCPGHADYVKNMITGAAQMDGAILVVNAADGPMPQTREHILLGRQVGIPKMVVFLNKVDQVDDEELLELVEMEVRELLSSYDYPGDDIPIIAGSALAAMEGNNPEIGENKIRELMAAVDEYIDTPERAVDQPFLMPIEDVFSISGRGTVVTGRVERGVINVGDEIEIVGIRDTTKTTCTGVEMFRKLLDRGEAGDNIGALLRGVDRDGVERGQVLCKPGSVTPHTKFEAEAYILTKEEGGRHTPFFANYRPQFYFRTTDVTGTVTLAEGTEMVMPGDNVSFGVELIAPIAMENGLRFAIREGGRTVGAGVVSKIIE
- the fusA gene encoding elongation factor G — its product is MAREYPLELYRNFGIMAHIDAGKTTCSERILYYTGKSHNIGEVHDGAATMDWMEQEQERGITITSAATTTFWERTEDGKTADTPKHRLNIIDTPGHVDFTIEVERSLAVLDGAVCVLDANAGVEPQTETVWRQADRYKVPRMVFVNKMDKIGADFFNCVRMIEDRTGARAVPVGIPIGAESELEGLIDLVTMEEWLWQGEDLGASWIKAPIRDSLKDMAEEWRGKMIEAAVEMDDDAMMEYLEGNEPDVPTLRKLLRKGTLEIAFVPVLGGSAFKNKGVQPLLNAVIDYLPSPLDVVDYMGFKPGDEDEVRDIARRADDNMAFSGLAFKIMNDPFVGSLTFTRIYSGVLNKGDSILNSTKGKKERIGRMMMMHSNNREEIEEAFAGDIIALAGLKDTTTGDTLCDAKDPVVLETMTFPDPVIEIAVEPKTKGDQEKMSQGLARLAAEDPSFRVETDLESGQTIMKGMGELHLDILVDRLKREFKVEANIGAPQVAYRETISMPVEHTYTHKKQSGGSGQFAEVKLEITPTEPGEGYSFESRIVGGAVPKEYIPGVEKGIQSVMDSGPLAGFPVIDFKVALLDGKFHDVDSSVLAFEIAARMCMREGMRKAGAKLLEPIMKVEVITPEEYTGGIIGDLTSRRGQVSGQEPRGNAIAIDAFVPLANMFGYINTLRSMSSGRAQFTMQFDHYDPVPQNISDEIQAKYA